In Oncorhynchus nerka isolate Pitt River unplaced genomic scaffold, Oner_Uvic_2.0 unplaced_scaffold_1180, whole genome shotgun sequence, a single window of DNA contains:
- the LOC135569234 gene encoding deleted in malignant brain tumors 1 protein-like isoform X2: protein MGETWLWDMRETKVVCRELNCGNPVSVSRGPLIEDGRRGVTLYRCSGDESSIGQCDITGGPGFCDGGYYHHVTCSESVRLVDGAGLCSGRVEVKSNQSWASVCEADFDRQDAEVVCGELGCGAPAALQGGLYGEGEGLTWDKEFQCKGKESLLLDCDTSDRENNTYLPGNAVGLTCSEPDDVRLVGGGSRCAGGVEWYDQGEWRTVGADWEQEDVAAVVCRQLGCGSTVSVLPGNTTRGFRVICSGSEPSLRECRRMYYLPPELTVICSDLLVQPDIFLTDPMGGVFRGHQGPEMFRGYNFTITCSTQPQYPGGSFLLTFTGSNRTQIQPAVNHSAAFLFPAADDSHQGNYSCVYDNYVFSHNFSSESELLPLAITASPLPAFIIRHVVVLLILLTTITTSYLYYKVKTFTQTLQVI from the exons ATGGGAGAGACGTGGTTGTGGGACATGAGAGAGACCAAGGTTGTGTGTAGAGAGCTGAATTGTGGGAATCCTGTATCTGTATCTAGAGGACCTCTGATTGAAGATGGAAGAAGAGGAGTCACACTATATAGGTGTAGTGGAGATGAGTCTTCTATtggacagtgtgacatcacaggagGACCTGGTTTCTGTGATGGTGGATATTATCATCATGTGACCTGTTCAG AGTCTGTGCGGCTTGTGGATGGAGCTGGTCTCTGCTCTGGGAGAGTGGAGGTGAAGTCCAATCAGTCCTGGGCCTCAGTGTGTGAAGCTGACTTTGACCGGCAGGATGCAGAGGTAGTCTGTGGGGAGCTTGGCTGTGGGGCTCCTGCAGCTCTACAGGGGGGGCTCTATGGAGAAGGTGAGGGTCTGACCTGGGATAAAGAGTTCCAGTGTAAAGGCAAAGAGTCCCTTCTCCTGGACTGTgacacctcagacagagagaacaacacCTACCTACCTGGTAATGCTGTTGGACTCACCTGCTCAG agcctgatgatgtgaggctggtgggaggaggcagtcgctgtgctggtggagtggagtggtacgaccagggagagtggaggacTGTGGGAGCTGACTGGGAGCAGGAGGATGTAGCtgcagtagtgtgtagacagCTGGGTTGTGGTTCCACTGTTTCAGTACTTCCTGGaaacaccactagagggtttagaGTTATCTGTTCTGGGTCTGAGCCTTCACTGAGGGAGTGTAGAAGAATGTATTATCTCCCTCCTGAACTCACAGTGATCTGCTCAG ATCTCCTGGTCCAGCCTGATATCTTCCTGACTGACCCAATGGGAGGGGTCTTCAGGGGCCACCAGGGGCCTGAGATGTTCAGGGGCTACAACTTCACCATCACCTGCTCCACTCAGCCACAGTACCCAGGAGGCTCCTTCCTCCTCACGTTCACCGGCTCCAACAGAACCCAGATCCAGccagctgtcaatcactctgCTGCCTTCCTCTTCCCTGCTGCAGATGACTCCCACCAAGGGAACTACAGCTGTGTTTATGACAATTATGTTTTCTCTCATAACTTCTCCTCTGAGAGTGAGCTCCTCCCCCTCGCCATCACAG CCTCTCCTCTGCCAGCCTTCATCATCAGACACGTTGTAGTGCTGCTGATCCTACTGACAACCATCACCACCTCCTACCTGTACTACAAGGTAAAGACATTTACTCAGACGTTACAAGTcatttaa
- the LOC135569234 gene encoding CD5 antigen-like isoform X1, with translation MIPAVILMILFWSPDLQAQSVSPPAELSVRLVNGTTSCSGTVEVFYRGEWLGLCTSGLWSIMGETWLWDMRETKVVCRELNCGNPVSVSRGPLIEDGRRGVTLYRCSGDESSIGQCDITGGPGFCDGGYYHHVTCSESVRLVDGAGLCSGRVEVKSNQSWASVCEADFDRQDAEVVCGELGCGAPAALQGGLYGEGEGLTWDKEFQCKGKESLLLDCDTSDRENNTYLPGNAVGLTCSEPDDVRLVGGGSRCAGGVEWYDQGEWRTVGADWEQEDVAAVVCRQLGCGSTVSVLPGNTTRGFRVICSGSEPSLRECRRMYYLPPELTVICSDLLVQPDIFLTDPMGGVFRGHQGPEMFRGYNFTITCSTQPQYPGGSFLLTFTGSNRTQIQPAVNHSAAFLFPAADDSHQGNYSCVYDNYVFSHNFSSESELLPLAITASPLPAFIIRHVVVLLILLTTITTSYLYYKVKTFTQTLQVI, from the exons atctccaggctcaaagcgtcagtccaccag CTGAACTCTCAGTCAGACTGGTGAATGGGACCACTTCCTGTTCTGGGACAGTGGAAGTCTTCTACAGAGGAGAGTGGTTGGGTCTATGTACTAGTGGGTTGTGGAGCATAATGGGAGAGACGTGGTTGTGGGACATGAGAGAGACCAAGGTTGTGTGTAGAGAGCTGAATTGTGGGAATCCTGTATCTGTATCTAGAGGACCTCTGATTGAAGATGGAAGAAGAGGAGTCACACTATATAGGTGTAGTGGAGATGAGTCTTCTATtggacagtgtgacatcacaggagGACCTGGTTTCTGTGATGGTGGATATTATCATCATGTGACCTGTTCAG AGTCTGTGCGGCTTGTGGATGGAGCTGGTCTCTGCTCTGGGAGAGTGGAGGTGAAGTCCAATCAGTCCTGGGCCTCAGTGTGTGAAGCTGACTTTGACCGGCAGGATGCAGAGGTAGTCTGTGGGGAGCTTGGCTGTGGGGCTCCTGCAGCTCTACAGGGGGGGCTCTATGGAGAAGGTGAGGGTCTGACCTGGGATAAAGAGTTCCAGTGTAAAGGCAAAGAGTCCCTTCTCCTGGACTGTgacacctcagacagagagaacaacacCTACCTACCTGGTAATGCTGTTGGACTCACCTGCTCAG agcctgatgatgtgaggctggtgggaggaggcagtcgctgtgctggtggagtggagtggtacgaccagggagagtggaggacTGTGGGAGCTGACTGGGAGCAGGAGGATGTAGCtgcagtagtgtgtagacagCTGGGTTGTGGTTCCACTGTTTCAGTACTTCCTGGaaacaccactagagggtttagaGTTATCTGTTCTGGGTCTGAGCCTTCACTGAGGGAGTGTAGAAGAATGTATTATCTCCCTCCTGAACTCACAGTGATCTGCTCAG ATCTCCTGGTCCAGCCTGATATCTTCCTGACTGACCCAATGGGAGGGGTCTTCAGGGGCCACCAGGGGCCTGAGATGTTCAGGGGCTACAACTTCACCATCACCTGCTCCACTCAGCCACAGTACCCAGGAGGCTCCTTCCTCCTCACGTTCACCGGCTCCAACAGAACCCAGATCCAGccagctgtcaatcactctgCTGCCTTCCTCTTCCCTGCTGCAGATGACTCCCACCAAGGGAACTACAGCTGTGTTTATGACAATTATGTTTTCTCTCATAACTTCTCCTCTGAGAGTGAGCTCCTCCCCCTCGCCATCACAG CCTCTCCTCTGCCAGCCTTCATCATCAGACACGTTGTAGTGCTGCTGATCCTACTGACAACCATCACCACCTCCTACCTGTACTACAAGGTAAAGACATTTACTCAGACGTTACAAGTcatttaa